A segment of the Streptomyces sp. P9-A2 genome:
GCGCCCACTGCTCGTGCGTCGCCTTGGTGATCGCGCCCGCCCAGCGGGCCGAGGAGAGCGGGGTCAGCTCCCGCTTGCGCACCGCCCACGCCTGCGCATCATGCCCGGGGCCGTCGTGGCAGCGTGCCTTCAGATCGCGGCAGGCCAGCGTGCCCAGATGCGCGCCCACCCGCCGCAGCACCTCCTCATCGCGAGCGGTGAGCTGCTTCAGCCGGGTACGGATGGCCACCCCCGACGGACCGGGGACGACAAACGGCGCCGCGAGCTTGCGCAGTCCTTTGTCCACCCCTACATCCCCGCCCCTCGGCCCGGCCCGGAAAACTTGCTCACCCCACCAACGAGCACCACCCGCCAAGGTCACGCATTCGGCAGACGAACCCCCATTCCCCCCTTCCGGCAGGACAGCACCCACCCCCGGCCGTGACCGCGCCCATCCGCGCTCACTCACGCACACCAGAACACACCCGTGCTCAGCCAAACCCCAACAGCTCCCCACCCCCTCCGGTTGATCGCGGGCGGGGTTTGCCACAATGGGCGAGCGCTTGTGCGTGCGTTCACAAAGCGTCAGGCACAGGACAACGGATCGGGCCGCCGGGCCCGGTACGACTCGTAGATACCGCTGTCTCTCCCACCGAAGGTGATCCGTGGACCTCAAGACCGCCAGTGCCCTCCGCCGCCTCCGCCTGGTATCGGGCCCCGAGGCGATCTCGTTCCTGCTGCTCCTCGTGGCCTCGGTCCTGAAGCGGACCACGGAGTTCAACGCCGTCCCGGCGCTGGGTGCGATCCACGGGTTCCTCTTCGTCGTGTACGCGCTCTTCTGGGCCGACGCCTGGAACCGCGCCAAGTGGCCGCTGAAGACCGCCGCCTTCTACTTCCTGATGTCGGTCCTGCCCACCGGCGGCTTCTTCGCCGAGCGCCGGCTCAAGCGGGAGACCGAGGACGCGGTGATCGCGTCCCGCGCGGGCAAGGAAGGGGTCGTGGGCGCGTGATCGTCGCCTTCTCCGTGACGCCGCTCGGTGTCGGCGAGGACGTGGGGGAGTACGTCGCCGACGCCGTGCGGGTGGTTCGTGAGTCCGGGCTGCCGAACCGCACCGACGCCATGTTCACCTCGGTCGAGGGCGACTGGGACGAGGTCATGGACGTCGTGAAGCGCGCCGTGGCGGCGGTCGAGGCGCGCGCCCCGCGCGTGTCCCTGGTCCTCAAGGCGGACATCCGGCCCGGGATCGAGGACGGCCTCACCTCCAAGGTCGACACCGTCGAGCGGTACCTGGACCGGGGCGCGGACGAGAGCCGGTAGGCGATAGCCAGGAGCCAGGAGCCAGGAGCCAGGAGCCAGGAGCCAGGAGCGGGGCGCGGGGCGCGCGGGCGCGGGGCGCCGGTGCCGCCCCGCGCCTCACCCGCGCCCGCCCCTCACCCGCGCCCGGCCGTGCGGCGCAGGTGATGGCGTACCGCGCGGTGGGCGACCGGGCCGAGGCCATCCAGGGCGGCGACGAGGATCCCGAGCTGCTCCAGGGCGTCCAGCGCCGCGCCCGCACCCGCCGGGTCCACCCCCTCGTACAGTTCGAGGCCCACGAAGGACGCCGCCACCGCGCGGGCGAGCCCGCCTGCGTCGGCGAACTCACCGAACGGGGTGCCGGGCAGGACCCGTTCGAGGACCTTCTCGATCTCCACGATCCACAGGTCGAGTCCCGCCGACGTCGCAGCCTTCAGGCTCTCGTGGGTCTGGGCGCCGGCCAGCAGCTGCCCGAGCAGGGCCACCTGGCCCGCGGCGCGCTCCTCCTCGTGCATCTCCCGCCCGAAGGCGAGGAGCTCCGCGAGGGAATCGACCTCCGCGAGACGGATGCGGTAGCGGGCGACCCGCTGCTCGGCCCCGTGGCGGCAGGCGGCGGAGAGGAGTTCGTCCACCGAGCCGAAATGGTAGAAGACCAGCGCCTGGTTGACCCCGGCCGTCGTGGCGATCGCCCGCGCCGAGGCCTTGGCGATGCCCTGTTCGGCGAGCGTGCGCAGGGCGCCCTCCAGCAGCTTCGTCCTGGTGCTGTCGGCGGTTCGGGTGCCGTCGGCGGGGCTCACGCGCGCGGCTCCTCACGGACCGGGCGCAGACCGGGGCGCACCCCGCACGCGCGGATGTCGCTGTAGACGGCGGTGAAGGACCCCTCGTAGCCGAAGAGCGGTCCGAAGCGGCGGTTGGTGACGTCGACCCGGATCCGGAAGCGGCCGGCGCGTTCGTCGTAGGACTCGCGGACCTCGGCCCTCGCGCCGACGGTCTCGGGCACGCGCACGTCCACCGGTCCCTCCCGGAAGCGGTGCTCGCCCGAGCGGATCAGCAGGGAGCCGTCGGGTTCCGCGCGGAAGTGGAGGTCGGTGGCGAGATGCTGGTGGGTGCCGAGGTAGTCGACGATGCGGTCGCCCCGGGGGCCCAGCACCATCTGGGCGTCGAAGCGGCGGGGGCGGCCGGGCAGCTGGAAGGTGCGCACGAAGGTCACCGTTTCACGGCCGAAGCCGTCGGTGTACGGCACGTTCTCGATGGTGAAGGGGATGTGCCGGCCCTGCCGGGGGACCAGGATGTGCCGGGTCGCGCCGAGCGCCAGGAACGGCT
Coding sequences within it:
- a CDS encoding DUF3817 domain-containing protein yields the protein MDLKTASALRRLRLVSGPEAISFLLLLVASVLKRTTEFNAVPALGAIHGFLFVVYALFWADAWNRAKWPLKTAAFYFLMSVLPTGGFFAERRLKRETEDAVIASRAGKEGVVGA
- a CDS encoding MTH1187 family thiamine-binding protein, producing the protein MIVAFSVTPLGVGEDVGEYVADAVRVVRESGLPNRTDAMFTSVEGDWDEVMDVVKRAVAAVEARAPRVSLVLKADIRPGIEDGLTSKVDTVERYLDRGADESR
- a CDS encoding DUF4166 domain-containing protein, giving the protein MTSIFRTVMGADFDRLHPALRRRFSVGLTSGEACTGHGVMDRVWHGGAFVKPFLALGATRHILVPRQGRHIPFTIENVPYTDGFGRETVTFVRTFQLPGRPRRFDAQMVLGPRGDRIVDYLGTHQHLATDLHFRAEPDGSLLIRSGEHRFREGPVDVRVPETVGARAEVRESYDERAGRFRIRVDVTNRRFGPLFGYEGSFTAVYSDIRACGVRPGLRPVREEPRA
- a CDS encoding TetR/AcrR family transcriptional regulator, whose product is MSPADGTRTADSTRTKLLEGALRTLAEQGIAKASARAIATTAGVNQALVFYHFGSVDELLSAACRHGAEQRVARYRIRLAEVDSLAELLAFGREMHEEERAAGQVALLGQLLAGAQTHESLKAATSAGLDLWIVEIEKVLERVLPGTPFGEFADAGGLARAVAASFVGLELYEGVDPAGAGAALDALEQLGILVAALDGLGPVAHRAVRHHLRRTAGRG